The DNA sequence TGGGCAAGGACATCAGCGGCAAGCCCCTGGTGGCCGACCTCGCCCGCATGCCGCACCTGCTGATCGCCGGCGCCACGGGCTCGGGGAAGTCGGTGTGCGTCAACACCATCATCACCTCGCTGATCTACCGCCACCCGCCGCAGGCGCTCCGCTTCCTGATGGTGGACCCGAAGATGGTGGAGCTCAGCATGTACAACGACCTCCCCCACCTGCGGCACCCGGTGGTGACCGACAACAGCGAGGCCGCCGCGGTGCTCAAGTGGGCGGTGATCGAGATGGAGCGCCGCTACCAGCTCCTGTCGGTGAACGGGGTGCGCAACCTGACCGACTTCAACACCAAGGTGGACGGCGGGCAGCTCCTGCGCTCGCCCGACCCCGAGGGCGAGGAGGGCGACCCCGACCGCTGGCTGTACCGCGGCGGGCGGCTCCCCTACATCGTGGTGATCATCGACGAGCTGGCCGATCTGATGATGACCGTGCAGGGCGAGGTGGAGAAGCCGCTGGCGCTGCTGGCGCAGAAGGCGCGCGCGATTGGCATCCACCTGATCCTGGCCACGCAGCGCCCGTCGGTGAACGTGATCACGGGGCTGATCAAGGCGAACTTTCCCAGCCGCATCGCCTTCCGCGTGTCGAGCAAGGTCGATAGCCGCACCATCCTGGACCAGAACGGCGCCGACGCGCTGCTCGGCAACGGCGACATGCTGCTGATGCCGCCGGCCAGCAACGAGCCCGTCCGCATCCAGGGCGCGTACCTGTCGACGGACGAGACCGAGGCGCTGATGGCCTGGTACCGCGAGCAGGCCCAGCTTCGCCGGCAGGAGGCGCTGGAGCGCGGGATGGACCCGTCGCACGTGGTGGAGGCCAACATCCTGGACGAGGTGCGCGCGCAGGAAGACACGGGCGAGCTGGAGGCAGACGAGGAGCCGGGCGAGCGCGACAAGCTGTTCCGCACCGCAGCGGAGCTGTGCATCCAGCACCAGGGCGGCAGCACGTCGCTCCTGCAGCGGCGGATGCGGATCGGCTACGGCCGCGCCGCGCGCATCATGGACCAGCTGGAAAAAGCCGGCATCCTGGGCCCGCCCGACGGCTCCAAGCCCCGCGACGTGCTGGTGGACTTCGCGCAGCTGGAATCCATTTGCGGCGCCGAGTGATCGGCGCTGCCTTCCGCGGCCAGGCTGTCCGCTCACCTGTGGCCGACGCAGCGTCGATCGTTGGCCGCGCGTTGCGTCTCCTTTTCCCTTCGGATTGACTCCCGATGCGTGTACGTTCTACTCTTTTGATTCTCCTTTTCACCGCCGCGTGCGGCGACGGCGACGGCGACGGCACCGGCCCGGAGGTGGCCCCCGCCATCGCCGTCGTGGCCCCGGTCCCGGACTCCGCGATTGCTGGCGCCCCTCTCGGCAGCGTAGCGGTCGTCGTTACCCGCAACGGGAGCAATGCGGTGCGGGGTGCCTGGGTCAAGTTCGCCGTTGTGCAAGGGGGAGGGCAGCTTTCATCCGACAGCGTACAGACGAACGACGCAGGCGTAGCGGAGGTACTCTGGACGCTCGGGGCGCAACCCGGTACACAGGTCGTTCGCGCGGCCATCACTGGGGGCGAGGTGACGTTTACG is a window from the Longimicrobium sp. genome containing:
- a CDS encoding DNA translocase FtsK, with protein sequence GKDISGKPLVADLARMPHLLIAGATGSGKSVCVNTIITSLIYRHPPQALRFLMVDPKMVELSMYNDLPHLRHPVVTDNSEAAAVLKWAVIEMERRYQLLSVNGVRNLTDFNTKVDGGQLLRSPDPEGEEGDPDRWLYRGGRLPYIVVIIDELADLMMTVQGEVEKPLALLAQKARAIGIHLILATQRPSVNVITGLIKANFPSRIAFRVSSKVDSRTILDQNGADALLGNGDMLLMPPASNEPVRIQGAYLSTDETEALMAWYREQAQLRRQEALERGMDPSHVVEANILDEVRAQEDTGELEADEEPGERDKLFRTAAELCIQHQGGSTSLLQRRMRIGYGRAARIMDQLEKAGILGPPDGSKPRDVLVDFAQLESICGAE